Proteins encoded together in one Mycobacterium sp. MS1601 window:
- a CDS encoding DUF3068 domain-containing protein → MNRAVMLRIAACGILGLGAALLIAALLLSTYTAGKIERIPLTIDASLVSEGTGTALDPASLLGERFVSNEDVPLVSQQQVSVESPSNADVVTLQVGTTVRRTDQQQDNGLLLAMVDTVTMNRETAMAISDDTHPGGSVQKPRTIEDTKPPTNIALPHDGLSYRFPFNTEKKTYPLFDPIAQRAFDTNYEGEEDVNGLTTYRFTQNIGYDADGQLVEPIKYTSLYDNNEDSETTARAQQWGLEGDPEEPITMTRYYAAQKTFWVDPVSGVIVKSEDHANHYYSRDELRPEVTLADYTVTSTEETVESQVAAARDERDRIGLWSSVLPITFTAAGLIALVGGALLGSFSLRAEAALIDPGDGESGGFFAGLGGRRADDTGPMPAAEAETEKLPAQRPDLHPDPGPPDRR, encoded by the coding sequence GTGAACCGAGCAGTCATGTTGCGTATCGCGGCGTGCGGCATTTTGGGTCTGGGCGCAGCCCTGCTGATAGCCGCGCTGCTGCTGTCCACCTACACCGCGGGCAAGATCGAGCGGATCCCGCTGACCATCGACGCCTCACTGGTCAGTGAAGGCACCGGCACCGCTTTGGATCCGGCATCGCTGCTCGGGGAGCGCTTCGTCTCCAACGAGGACGTCCCGCTGGTCTCCCAGCAGCAGGTCTCCGTCGAATCGCCGTCCAACGCCGACGTGGTGACACTGCAGGTCGGCACCACGGTGCGGCGAACCGATCAGCAGCAGGACAACGGTCTACTGCTGGCCATGGTCGACACGGTGACCATGAACCGCGAGACCGCGATGGCCATCTCCGACGACACCCACCCGGGTGGTTCCGTGCAGAAGCCGCGCACCATCGAGGACACCAAGCCGCCGACCAACATCGCGCTGCCGCACGACGGATTGTCCTACCGCTTCCCGTTCAACACCGAGAAGAAGACCTACCCCCTCTTCGATCCGATCGCCCAGCGCGCATTCGACACCAACTACGAAGGTGAAGAGGACGTCAACGGGCTGACCACCTACCGCTTCACCCAGAACATCGGCTACGACGCCGACGGCCAGCTGGTCGAGCCCATCAAGTACACGTCGCTCTACGACAACAACGAGGACAGCGAAACCACCGCCCGCGCTCAGCAGTGGGGGCTGGAAGGTGATCCCGAAGAGCCGATCACCATGACGCGGTATTACGCGGCTCAGAAGACCTTCTGGGTGGATCCGGTGTCGGGCGTGATCGTCAAGTCCGAAGATCATGCCAATCACTACTATTCGCGTGACGAGCTACGGCCCGAGGTCACCCTCGCCGACTACACGGTGACGTCCACCGAGGAGACCGTCGAATCACAGGTGGCCGCCGCCCGCGATGAACGTGACCGGATCGGTCTGTGGTCGAGCGTGCTCCCCATCACCTTCACCGCCGCCGGGCTCATCGCTCTGGTGGGCGGGGCGCTGCTGGGATCGTTCAGCCTGCGCGCCGAGGCCGCCCTGATCGACCCGGGCGACGGCGAAAGCGGTGGTTTCTTCGCCGGCCTCGGTGGCAGGCGTGCCGACGACACCGGCCCCATGCCCGCCGCCGAAGCCGAGACCGAGAAGCTGCCGGCACAGCGACCGGACCTGCACCCCGATCCGGGTCCGCCCGACCGTCGGTAA